In Pseudonocardia sp. C8, one genomic interval encodes:
- a CDS encoding RNA polymerase sigma factor: MDEALLRSLIPGVLAVLVRRGADFAAAEDAVQDALVEAIRAWPGDPPRDPKGWLVTVAWRRFLDATRSEATRRRREDLVDAEPEPGSAPAVDDTLQLYFLCAHPSLTPSSAVALTLRAVGGLTTRQIAQAYLVPEATMAQRISRAKRTVAGVRFDQPGDVATVLRVLYLVFNEGYSGDVDLAAEAIRLTRRLAAAIDHPEVAGLLALMLLHHARRAARTAPDGSLVPLAEQDRGRWDTAAIAEGIAILQAALARDQLGEFQAQAAVAALHADAPTAEETDWVQIVEWYDELVRLTASPVVRLNRAVAVGEADGARAGLAALAELDDSLPRYTAVAAYLHERDGDPATAARLYAEAARKASNAAERDHLTRQAARLNARRGP, from the coding sequence ATGGACGAGGCCCTGCTCAGGAGCCTCATCCCGGGTGTGCTCGCCGTCCTCGTCCGCCGCGGAGCCGACTTCGCGGCGGCCGAGGACGCCGTGCAGGACGCGCTGGTCGAGGCGATCCGGGCCTGGCCCGGCGACCCGCCGCGGGACCCGAAGGGCTGGCTGGTCACCGTGGCCTGGCGCCGGTTCCTCGACGCCACCCGCTCGGAGGCGACCCGCCGCCGCCGGGAGGACCTGGTGGACGCCGAGCCGGAGCCGGGGTCGGCGCCCGCGGTGGACGACACGCTCCAGCTCTACTTCCTGTGCGCCCACCCGTCGCTGACGCCGTCGTCCGCGGTCGCGCTCACGCTGCGCGCCGTGGGCGGGCTGACCACCCGCCAGATCGCCCAGGCCTACCTGGTGCCCGAGGCGACCATGGCGCAACGGATCAGCCGGGCCAAGCGCACCGTCGCGGGCGTGCGGTTCGACCAGCCCGGCGACGTCGCGACCGTGCTGCGCGTGCTCTACCTCGTCTTCAACGAGGGCTACTCCGGCGACGTCGACCTCGCCGCCGAGGCAATCCGGCTCACCCGCCGGCTCGCCGCGGCGATCGACCACCCGGAGGTGGCGGGGCTGCTCGCCCTCATGCTGCTGCACCACGCCCGGCGGGCGGCCCGGACCGCGCCCGACGGCAGCCTGGTTCCGCTCGCCGAGCAGGACCGCGGCCGGTGGGACACCGCGGCGATCGCCGAGGGCATCGCGATCCTGCAGGCGGCACTGGCCCGGGACCAGCTGGGCGAGTTCCAGGCGCAGGCCGCCGTCGCGGCGCTGCACGCCGACGCGCCGACCGCGGAGGAGACCGATTGGGTGCAGATCGTCGAGTGGTACGACGAGCTGGTGCGCCTGACCGCCAGCCCGGTCGTCCGGCTCAACCGCGCGGTGGCCGTCGGCGAGGCGGACGGGGCGCGCGCCGGCCTGGCCGCGCTCGCCGAGCTGGACGACTCGCTGCCCCGGTACACCGCGGTGGCCGCGTACCTCCACGAGCGCGACGGTGACCCGGCGACGGCGGCGCGGCTCTACGCCGAGGCCGCCCGGAAGGCGTCCAACGCCGCCGAGCGCGACCACCTGACCCGCCAGGCCGCCCGGCTCAACGCCCGGCGAGGGCCGTGA
- a CDS encoding YciI family protein yields MAKYLLLKHYRGAPAAVNDVPMDRWTPEEVSAHIQYMNDFAAKLEGTGEFVDGQALAPEGVWVRYDGEGRPPVTDGPFAETKDLIAGWMVIDVDSYERAVELAGQLSAAPGAGGEPIHEWLEVRPFLTEPPTITE; encoded by the coding sequence ATGGCCAAGTACCTGCTGCTCAAGCACTACCGTGGCGCCCCTGCGGCGGTCAACGACGTGCCGATGGACCGGTGGACACCCGAGGAGGTCTCGGCCCACATCCAGTACATGAACGACTTCGCGGCGAAGCTCGAGGGGACCGGCGAGTTCGTCGACGGGCAGGCGCTCGCACCCGAGGGCGTCTGGGTCCGGTACGACGGCGAGGGACGCCCGCCGGTCACCGACGGCCCGTTCGCGGAGACCAAGGACCTCATCGCCGGCTGGATGGTGATCGACGTCGACAGCTACGAGCGCGCCGTCGAGCTGGCCGGGCAGCTGTCGGCCGCCCCCGGGGCGGGCGGGGAGCCGATCCACGAGTGGCTCGAGGTGCGCCCGTTCCTGACCGAGCCGCCCACCATCACGGAGTGA
- a CDS encoding DUF3592 domain-containing protein, which yields MNLYGSAQVAIGVLLCIVAVVGAGRMLRELRDMPDWPAVTGEVTGLSRDEDPARPGRARRELTVHYRYRDGNDDERDGRAPLRTDRSVEAGQAVRVQVNPRDPAQSRPVAAPRGVVIGFTVFCGALGVAGLAALLSGLARVFPT from the coding sequence ATGAACCTGTACGGATCGGCGCAGGTGGCGATCGGTGTCCTGCTGTGCATCGTCGCCGTGGTGGGCGCGGGCAGGATGCTGCGTGAGCTGCGGGACATGCCGGACTGGCCGGCCGTCACGGGGGAGGTCACCGGCCTGTCCCGGGACGAGGACCCGGCGCGTCCGGGGAGGGCACGCCGGGAGCTCACCGTCCACTACCGCTACCGGGACGGGAACGACGACGAGCGCGACGGCCGGGCACCGCTGCGCACCGACCGGAGCGTCGAGGCCGGTCAGGCCGTCCGGGTCCAGGTGAACCCGCGCGACCCCGCGCAGTCGCGGCCGGTGGCCGCACCGCGCGGCGTCGTCATCGGCTTCACGGTCTTCTGCGGCGCCCTCGGCGTCGCCGGCCTGGCCGCCCTGCTGTCCGGGCTGGCCCGGGTGTTCCCGACCTGA